A DNA window from Arachis duranensis cultivar V14167 chromosome 3, aradu.V14167.gnm2.J7QH, whole genome shotgun sequence contains the following coding sequences:
- the LOC107478168 gene encoding uncharacterized protein LOC107478168, whose protein sequence is MPSGIEFVVNLRHRHCDYSEFQVDQIPCHHVLACCVNQHLDWKQYVHEVYRMEEIRKVYRTRFRLLENLTTWPMHQEPRLIPNSHLKRVTKGCPKKTRFLNEMDMCDMHGPRRCRLCGGEGHSRSRCPHRAGSNASGSALNP, encoded by the coding sequence ATGCCTAGCGGCATAGAATTTGTAGTGAATCTTCGTCATCGTCATTGTGACTATAGTGAGTTTCAGGTGGATCAAATTCCTTGTCACCATGTCCTCGCTTGTTGTGTGAACCAGCACCTTGATTGGAAACAATATGTGCATGAGGTGTATAGGATGGAAGAGATCCGAAAGGTGTACAGAACCCGATTCAGGCTACTAGAAAATCTAACAACATGGCCGATGCATCAAGAACCAAGACTAATACCCAATTCCCACCTCAAGCGAGTAACCAAAGGTTGCCCTAAAAAAACTCGCTTCTTAAATGAAATGGATATGTGTGACATGCATGGTCCTAGGCGTTGCAGACTTTGTGGAGGTGAGGGTCATAGCCGAAGTAGATGCCCACACCGTGCTGGATCTAATGCTAGTGGCTCGGCTCTAAATCCTTAG